One region of Chitinophaga varians genomic DNA includes:
- a CDS encoding SusD/RagB family nutrient-binding outer membrane lipoprotein has protein sequence MKTVTKSIILCLGLLGTSMTSCKKDLMKLNENPNGSNPATINPNLVMSTVLTQAGIEIVTLGYQDMAGVMQHTQKDGWTTTHNEYDWGGSNSWTAYYDILRNNQLVYNRAVAAQNELQQGVALVMKSMMFGLITDLWGDAPYSQALKGEDGPPATTPVYDPQQDIYAGILADLEKANTLLSKPKSAYPSPIDAVDVYYQGDPAKWRKMANSLALRYYMRLSEKLPAVAKTGIEKIAGNPIQYPIITDAADDATMSFPGNSNADSWPANAAYDSDSSNYRRLKMCHTLVASLESLRDPRLGVWANKVQCFLVVNDKLPPGTGNVYKAVDTVVNGENRKVRYVSPDVLAAKGLTLKDINQDVDYVGLPPAIPGPAVYNLSPDAAQASRNPHVSWLNDIYKQAKGPLLKARLISAAEVHFILAEATAVKGWAAGDAETHYKAGIQASFSTWGVSGNLSAYLSQPGVKFNNTQEQIITQKWIASWTAATEAWADYKRTGYPNLHAGPYAKAPVLPVRLYYMLEERNLNKTNVTEAMKRLEVTSQSASGANGPQNSPWSKPWIIQGTGKPW, from the coding sequence ATGAAAACAGTTACCAAATCAATAATACTTTGCCTCGGGTTGTTAGGTACTTCCATGACCTCGTGCAAAAAGGACCTGATGAAACTGAATGAGAACCCCAACGGCTCCAATCCGGCAACGATTAATCCGAATCTCGTCATGTCTACCGTATTAACACAGGCCGGCATTGAAATCGTGACCCTCGGCTACCAGGACATGGCCGGCGTGATGCAACATACCCAGAAAGATGGATGGACCACCACGCACAACGAATACGACTGGGGCGGCAGCAACAGCTGGACCGCCTACTACGACATCCTGCGCAACAACCAGCTGGTATACAACCGCGCCGTGGCCGCACAAAACGAACTACAGCAAGGCGTGGCCCTCGTGATGAAGTCCATGATGTTCGGGTTGATCACTGATCTGTGGGGAGATGCGCCCTACTCACAGGCTTTAAAGGGAGAAGATGGCCCACCCGCCACCACGCCGGTTTACGACCCGCAACAGGATATCTACGCCGGTATACTCGCCGACCTGGAAAAAGCCAATACCCTGCTGTCCAAACCAAAGAGCGCTTATCCTTCCCCGATTGACGCCGTTGACGTGTACTATCAGGGCGACCCTGCAAAGTGGCGTAAAATGGCTAATTCCCTCGCCTTGCGCTATTACATGCGCCTGTCGGAGAAGCTGCCGGCCGTCGCCAAAACAGGTATTGAAAAAATAGCGGGCAATCCCATCCAATATCCCATCATCACCGATGCTGCCGATGATGCCACCATGTCCTTCCCCGGTAACAGCAACGCCGACTCCTGGCCTGCCAACGCCGCGTATGACAGTGACAGCAGCAACTACCGCCGCCTGAAAATGTGCCATACACTTGTCGCCTCGCTGGAGTCACTGCGTGATCCGCGGCTGGGCGTATGGGCCAATAAAGTACAGTGCTTCCTGGTTGTAAACGATAAACTGCCGCCTGGCACCGGCAACGTATACAAAGCCGTAGATACCGTGGTGAACGGCGAAAACAGGAAAGTAAGGTATGTATCTCCCGATGTACTTGCCGCAAAAGGACTGACCCTGAAAGATATCAATCAGGACGTGGACTATGTGGGATTGCCACCGGCCATCCCCGGCCCTGCGGTATACAACCTGAGCCCGGACGCAGCACAGGCATCCCGGAACCCGCACGTGTCCTGGCTCAACGATATCTACAAACAAGCCAAAGGGCCTTTGCTGAAAGCCCGGCTGATCTCCGCAGCTGAGGTACATTTTATCCTCGCAGAAGCGACTGCTGTAAAAGGCTGGGCCGCCGGTGATGCGGAAACACATTACAAGGCCGGTATACAGGCTTCCTTCAGCACCTGGGGCGTAAGCGGTAATCTTTCTGCCTATCTCTCTCAACCTGGTGTGAAATTCAACAACACACAGGAACAGATCATTACGCAGAAATGGATCGCCAGCTGGACCGCCGCCACAGAAGCCTGGGCCGACTATAAACGTACCGGCTATCCCAACCTGCATGCCGGACCTTATGCAAAAGCACCGGTGTTGCCGGTACGGCTGTATTACATGCTGGAAGAAAGAAACCTGAATAAAACCAATGTGACCGAGGCCATGAAAAGGCTGGAAGTAACCTCCCAGTCCGCTTCCGGCGCCAACGGTCCACAGAACAGCCCCTGGTCCAAACCATGGATCATCCAGGGCACCGGCAAACCATGGTAA
- a CDS encoding SusC/RagA family TonB-linked outer membrane protein: MRVNIRQSRKDRPTKTVWLLLLSQLCAGGLLAQNTHPAAIGIIKNANSEVLARVMVRVENADNQVLANTLTNDKGIFTFPKLPAGGPYRFVFNCAGYTTDTLKGYTINDSSKLSLSVVMKKKVEELEQVLVTALGIKREKKALGFSVEEVGGKEFTRVTQENLLNSMSGKVAGVTINSTGGPGSSVSMIIRGATSLSSDNQPLFVVDGVPLANTINNVSQIGQDNKVDYGNAISDINPDNIESVTILKGPSAAALYGSRAGNGVVLITTKTGKKVNRATVNASVNTVFDIPYKFLKWQTKFGSGQFSGIPVSRSGNMLTNPFGTIITENVDGTFGAELDMGYEEVQWNSPKDQNGKAIPMPLVSHKNNVKNFVNTGMTTTTAVSLANNNDRIAYRVGYANMTSKGIIPNTDLFKNALNLNSSLQANSKLSFSTNVDFSRTNSNNRPAGDRGANPLQAAYTISPHIDIRDLKDYWMPGQEGLQQRTQANGVFNNPYFLAYEVKNAFVRDRVFGNIRADWKILPSLSFMARYSLDTYNEKRETKIANSYINNPGGAYGIINLSNFERNIDVLLTYKKDVGNFDFSVSAGGNKRYQTGKNIITSTKDGTGLNTPGVYTIQNIAPQNLNYNSTMFEKGVNSIYGMLNVGYKGMAYLDVTGRTDWSSTLPNAAAYFYPAASLSLLVNEMAHLTSDDINLIKIRAGAAQVGNDASPYQLLATLYNAGAWGNIPRLSTSGNLLNPFLKPEIATSYEGGVDINLFKNRLRFAATYYMVESKNQIFSPKTAPSSGFSSRNINAGLLRSRGVELTVGGTPVQQKNWRWDVNMNFTRNRTKIISLPDDLPYYTLWEEGKGGAWTYVGEDIGDIYDAQMVTVTDKSSPYYGYPLLDNTGKWQSIDATNSRNKIGNFNPNFIMGLQTTLSYKNFTLSMTFDWRNGGDFVSQTYRYGEEKGNSQLFLDKLINPGNMKGQELRDYLVSHQDELIIPGGNKFPLVGGPTPEYNGYGFAYGPYVLPYGGVFIPGVRAKGYDANGNPTGYIENLGGQGTTTLPYAGSTAWSFTRAFLFPASYLKLREVSLSYELPKRLLSGVKVQNASVSVYSRNIILWTAAKIGIDPENAYQPSTTVQGSGMQFMQGIERYNVTPWSIPMGAKLNVTF, translated from the coding sequence ATGCGTGTAAACATCCGACAATCCCGAAAAGATCGTCCCACCAAAACGGTTTGGCTACTGCTGTTGTCGCAGTTATGTGCAGGCGGCCTGTTGGCACAAAATACACATCCTGCTGCCATCGGCATTATCAAAAACGCCAACAGCGAAGTGCTGGCACGGGTAATGGTAAGAGTGGAAAATGCAGACAACCAGGTACTCGCCAATACCCTGACCAATGACAAAGGTATTTTCACTTTCCCAAAGCTGCCTGCCGGCGGACCTTACCGCTTTGTCTTTAACTGTGCCGGTTATACGACAGATACCCTCAAAGGCTATACGATTAATGACTCCAGCAAACTGTCGCTGTCTGTTGTCATGAAAAAAAAAGTAGAAGAGCTGGAGCAGGTACTCGTCACCGCCCTTGGCATTAAAAGAGAGAAGAAAGCATTGGGTTTCTCTGTAGAAGAAGTCGGCGGCAAAGAATTTACCCGCGTCACCCAGGAAAACCTGCTGAATTCCATGTCCGGTAAAGTGGCCGGTGTTACTATCAACTCCACCGGCGGCCCCGGCTCTTCTGTCAGCATGATCATCCGCGGCGCCACCTCCCTCAGCAGCGACAACCAGCCGCTCTTCGTAGTAGACGGCGTGCCATTGGCCAATACCATCAACAACGTCAGCCAGATAGGCCAGGACAACAAGGTGGATTACGGCAATGCTATTTCAGACATCAACCCGGACAACATCGAAAGCGTGACCATCCTGAAAGGCCCCAGCGCTGCCGCATTGTATGGTTCCCGTGCAGGCAACGGCGTAGTGCTCATCACCACCAAAACCGGTAAAAAAGTGAACCGCGCCACTGTCAATGCGTCCGTAAATACCGTATTCGACATACCCTACAAATTCCTGAAATGGCAAACCAAGTTCGGCTCCGGACAGTTCTCCGGCATCCCGGTGTCCCGCAGCGGTAATATGCTCACCAATCCTTTTGGCACTATTATCACGGAAAATGTGGATGGCACCTTCGGCGCCGAGCTGGACATGGGTTATGAAGAAGTACAATGGAACAGCCCCAAAGACCAGAACGGCAAAGCCATCCCCATGCCGCTGGTATCACATAAAAACAACGTAAAGAATTTCGTAAACACCGGCATGACCACCACCACGGCTGTCTCCCTGGCTAACAACAACGACAGGATCGCTTACCGGGTAGGTTACGCCAATATGACCAGCAAAGGCATCATTCCCAATACCGATCTGTTTAAAAATGCGCTCAACCTGAACTCCAGCCTGCAGGCCAATTCCAAACTAAGCTTCAGCACCAATGTGGATTTCAGCCGCACCAATTCCAACAACCGCCCCGCGGGCGACAGAGGCGCCAATCCCCTGCAGGCGGCATACACCATCTCTCCGCACATCGACATACGCGACCTGAAAGACTACTGGATGCCCGGTCAGGAAGGCCTGCAACAACGCACACAGGCCAACGGCGTATTCAACAATCCGTATTTCCTGGCTTATGAAGTAAAGAACGCATTTGTGAGGGACCGCGTGTTCGGTAACATCCGGGCCGACTGGAAAATACTACCCTCCCTTAGCTTCATGGCCCGGTATTCACTGGACACCTACAATGAAAAAAGGGAAACAAAAATCGCCAATAGCTACATTAACAATCCCGGCGGCGCTTATGGCATCATCAACCTCAGCAACTTTGAACGTAATATAGATGTGCTGCTGACGTACAAGAAAGATGTCGGCAACTTCGACTTCTCTGTTTCCGCAGGTGGCAACAAACGCTATCAGACCGGCAAAAACATTATTACCTCCACAAAGGACGGAACCGGTTTAAATACACCAGGCGTATACACTATCCAGAACATAGCCCCGCAAAACCTGAACTATAACAGCACCATGTTCGAGAAAGGAGTTAACAGCATCTATGGCATGCTGAACGTAGGCTATAAAGGCATGGCCTACCTGGATGTAACCGGTCGTACCGACTGGTCCAGCACCCTGCCGAATGCAGCGGCCTATTTCTATCCCGCGGCCTCATTGAGCCTGCTGGTGAATGAAATGGCCCATCTCACCTCCGATGATATCAATCTGATTAAAATAAGGGCCGGCGCCGCACAGGTAGGTAACGACGCCTCCCCCTATCAGTTGCTGGCCACCCTGTATAACGCCGGCGCCTGGGGTAATATTCCCCGCCTGTCCACTTCCGGCAACCTGCTCAATCCGTTCCTGAAACCGGAAATCGCCACTTCCTACGAAGGTGGTGTTGATATCAACCTGTTCAAAAACCGCCTGCGTTTTGCCGCCACGTATTACATGGTGGAAAGTAAAAACCAGATCTTCAGTCCCAAAACAGCGCCATCATCCGGCTTTTCCTCCCGCAACATCAACGCCGGCCTGCTGAGAAGCCGCGGCGTGGAACTCACCGTCGGAGGCACCCCTGTACAACAAAAAAACTGGAGATGGGACGTGAACATGAACTTCACCCGCAACAGGACAAAAATCATTTCACTTCCTGACGACCTGCCTTATTACACCCTCTGGGAAGAAGGAAAAGGCGGCGCATGGACATACGTAGGAGAAGACATCGGCGACATTTATGATGCGCAAATGGTGACCGTTACCGATAAATCATCTCCCTATTACGGCTATCCGCTGCTGGACAATACCGGCAAATGGCAAAGTATAGACGCTACCAACTCCCGTAATAAAATAGGCAACTTCAACCCTAACTTTATCATGGGCCTGCAAACAACGCTGAGCTATAAAAACTTCACCCTCAGCATGACCTTCGACTGGAGAAACGGCGGCGACTTCGTTTCCCAGACCTACCGCTACGGAGAAGAGAAAGGCAACTCACAGCTCTTCCTGGACAAACTCATCAATCCCGGGAATATGAAAGGGCAGGAACTCAGAGACTATCTCGTGAGCCACCAGGACGAACTGATTATCCCCGGTGGCAACAAGTTTCCTTTAGTGGGCGGCCCCACACCGGAATACAATGGTTATGGATTTGCCTATGGCCCGTATGTGCTGCCTTATGGCGGCGTGTTCATTCCCGGTGTAAGAGCCAAAGGGTACGATGCCAATGGTAACCCTACCGGCTATATTGAAAACCTGGGAGGCCAGGGCACCACTACCCTTCCTTACGCAGGCAGTACCGCCTGGTCTTTCACCAGGGCATTCCTGTTCCCGGCTTCTTATCTGAAACTACGGGAGGTATCGCTCTCCTATGAACTGCCCAAACGCCTGCTGTCCGGTGTGAAAGTGCAAAATGCCAGCGTTTCCGTCTACAGCAGAAACATCATCCTGTGGACGGCCGCCAAAATTGGTATTGATCCCGAAAACGCCTATCAGCCTTCTACCACTGTACAGGGCTCCGGCATGCAGTTCATGCAGGGCATTGAAAGATACAATGTCACTCCCTGGTCTATTCCCATGGGCGCTAAACTGAACGTTACTTTTTAA
- a CDS encoding FecR family protein, producing MKHPAALIEKFLRGECNEAEKQAVTAYFAEHPEAVQPCLTDESWHSFHPEHTLPTDVSDKMLTVIESGTWQKKKVKAIYYRWAAAAVLGVALTGFAWHQYHHQPPAPIAAATPVAHAVTVPDTYVQQANHTRKIMSVRLKDGSMAALAPGSQLKYLSSFAVTGREIFLTGEATFKVAPDKNKPFTVHAGSLATTALGTVFKITAWNSAEGPVRVQLISGKVKVQPDSLAGIKTLHPTYLMPGEDLSFDPVKMTVAVSKTLHAPVKQVIAKPEKEIFTFNNEPLANIFRLISEKYHVTIQCQQGTLTDMSFTGTFDSSKESLTDFLSTIATLNNLTMKQTNNIIYITP from the coding sequence ATGAAGCACCCAGCAGCATTAATTGAAAAGTTTTTACGGGGAGAATGTAATGAAGCAGAAAAGCAGGCTGTCACCGCTTATTTCGCGGAACATCCGGAAGCAGTACAACCCTGTTTAACTGATGAAAGCTGGCATTCTTTTCATCCGGAGCATACTTTACCAACAGACGTTTCCGATAAAATGCTGACCGTCATTGAAAGTGGTACCTGGCAAAAGAAAAAGGTGAAGGCCATTTATTACAGATGGGCTGCGGCGGCAGTACTGGGTGTGGCTCTTACCGGTTTTGCATGGCACCAATACCATCATCAGCCGCCAGCTCCGATAGCGGCTGCAACACCGGTTGCACATGCTGTTACGGTGCCTGACACTTATGTGCAACAGGCCAACCATACGCGGAAAATAATGTCTGTTCGTCTGAAAGACGGCAGCATGGCAGCATTGGCGCCAGGCAGCCAGTTAAAATACCTGTCTTCATTTGCGGTCACCGGCCGGGAAATATTTTTAACAGGCGAAGCCACCTTCAAAGTCGCGCCCGACAAAAACAAACCCTTTACGGTGCATGCAGGCAGCCTGGCCACCACGGCGCTGGGGACCGTATTTAAAATCACCGCCTGGAACTCCGCAGAAGGGCCTGTCCGCGTGCAACTGATCAGCGGCAAAGTAAAGGTGCAGCCAGACAGCCTGGCGGGCATTAAAACGCTGCACCCCACCTATCTGATGCCCGGCGAAGACCTCTCTTTTGACCCGGTGAAAATGACCGTGGCAGTCAGTAAAACCCTACACGCTCCCGTAAAGCAGGTGATCGCGAAACCGGAGAAGGAAATATTCACGTTCAACAATGAACCGCTGGCGAATATTTTCAGGCTGATATCAGAAAAATACCACGTCACTATTCAATGCCAGCAAGGTACGCTCACTGACATGAGCTTTACCGGAACATTCGATAGCAGCAAAGAATCCCTGACCGATTTTCTGTCTACCATCGCCACGTTAAACAACCTGACGATGAAACAAACAAACAATATCATTTACATAACCCCTTAA
- a CDS encoding RNA polymerase sigma-70 factor, producing MESIVQDIKNGNIGCFKMIYQQYHEKLYFYVLKCTHSAYLSEETVQLSFILLWEKREKLSANYDISTQLFRIAKSVMADLLRKQQVRNRHTETMVRETPDWHMETDLTVKEELARVYNSIEQLSPVRRNVFKLSRFEGLPHKEIARQLSISPKTVENHIVRAIRQLKDSLLLLLPAILSWLC from the coding sequence ATGGAAAGTATCGTACAGGATATAAAGAATGGAAATATCGGGTGTTTCAAAATGATATATCAGCAATATCATGAAAAGCTCTATTTCTACGTATTGAAATGTACACATTCCGCTTACCTGTCTGAAGAGACAGTACAGCTGTCTTTCATATTACTTTGGGAGAAAAGGGAAAAACTGTCAGCAAACTATGATATCTCCACGCAGCTTTTCCGTATAGCCAAAAGCGTGATGGCCGATCTCCTGCGCAAGCAACAGGTCAGAAACCGGCATACCGAGACCATGGTCCGGGAAACACCCGACTGGCATATGGAAACAGACCTTACCGTGAAAGAAGAACTAGCGCGGGTATACAACAGCATAGAACAATTGTCCCCCGTCAGGAGGAACGTTTTTAAACTAAGCCGCTTTGAAGGTCTTCCACATAAAGAAATAGCCAGGCAGTTGTCCATCTCTCCCAAAACAGTTGAAAACCATATTGTACGTGCCATACGGCAACTAAAAGACTCCCTGTTATTGTTATTACCGGCCATCCTCTCCTGGCTTTGCTGA
- a CDS encoding glycoside hydrolase family 97 protein, translating to MLYYLKFHVTKAKITVLFLLVLALPKVYARQVTIQSPNKKITISLIGANGGKTGEWYLKASYNGPQGLTDVLPKIDLGLIRNDQDFSSELRFIKAGVPRIVNERYTALHGKKSDCSNSAYETVVFLESRTGAKINVIIRAYNDGVAFRYEFPENKGTFTLLDELTAYSIPASSKRWMEKWNTANEGFYTEGRDDSVQQEWCYPALFNNTNGDCWFLLHEADVNRNYCGSKLSNKKDKAKYKITFPDARDGNGIGASQPAISLPWKSPWRVVIIGSLGDIVQSTLVDDVSPPSVLTNTSWIKPGVVSWNYWSSNHGTKDYRTVTKFADLAAFMNWDYTLLDWEWDAMGNGGNLEDAAAYIRSLGVKPLIWYNSGGKHTGVQATPRDRLLTHESRIAEFTKLKKLGFAGVKVDFFESEKQDMVRYYLDILEDAASCEMMVYFHGCLVPRGWARTYPNLMTYEAVRGAEWYNNGPDFTPAAPVHNAILPFTRNVVGAMDYTPVTFTNSQYPHITSYGHELALSVLFESGFQHMADRPEGYMDLPDRARSFLKEVPAAWDDTRLLSGYPGKSAIMARRHGDRWYIGGINAVSNNLNTKIDLGFLPSAGKYKLLLIEDGSHDKVFLEKQVLVDSSSTIDVHMLPRGGFVAVLKPQ from the coding sequence ATGCTGTATTATTTGAAATTCCACGTTACGAAAGCAAAAATTACCGTTTTATTCCTCCTTGTTCTCGCCTTGCCGAAAGTATACGCCCGGCAGGTCACCATTCAATCGCCCAATAAAAAAATTACGATATCACTGATCGGCGCCAACGGCGGAAAGACAGGCGAATGGTACCTGAAAGCCTCTTATAACGGTCCGCAGGGATTAACAGATGTTTTGCCCAAAATTGATCTGGGGCTGATCAGAAATGACCAGGACTTCTCCAGTGAGCTCAGGTTCATTAAAGCAGGCGTGCCCAGGATTGTCAATGAGCGCTATACGGCGCTTCATGGAAAAAAATCTGACTGCAGTAACAGCGCATACGAAACAGTGGTGTTTTTGGAAAGCCGCACCGGTGCTAAAATAAATGTCATTATCAGGGCCTACAACGATGGTGTTGCTTTCCGCTATGAGTTCCCGGAAAACAAGGGGACATTCACCCTGCTGGATGAACTCACTGCCTATTCAATCCCGGCGTCCTCCAAACGTTGGATGGAAAAATGGAATACGGCCAACGAGGGTTTTTATACGGAGGGTAGAGATGATAGTGTGCAGCAGGAATGGTGTTATCCGGCTCTATTTAATAACACCAACGGAGACTGTTGGTTTCTGTTGCATGAAGCAGATGTAAACCGCAATTATTGCGGATCGAAGCTGAGCAATAAGAAAGACAAGGCAAAGTATAAAATCACCTTTCCCGATGCACGTGACGGAAACGGTATTGGCGCATCACAGCCTGCTATCAGCCTGCCCTGGAAATCACCATGGAGAGTGGTGATAATCGGCAGCCTGGGAGATATCGTTCAGTCTACGCTGGTCGACGATGTCTCTCCTCCGTCTGTACTTACCAACACCTCATGGATAAAACCGGGTGTGGTGTCCTGGAATTACTGGTCCAGTAATCATGGTACAAAGGACTACCGGACCGTTACAAAGTTTGCAGACCTGGCTGCCTTCATGAACTGGGATTATACCTTGCTGGACTGGGAGTGGGATGCAATGGGCAATGGAGGAAACCTGGAAGACGCGGCCGCCTATATCAGATCACTGGGTGTAAAGCCGCTCATCTGGTACAACTCTGGCGGGAAACATACCGGCGTTCAGGCTACTCCGAGGGACCGGCTGTTGACGCATGAAAGCCGGATAGCGGAATTTACAAAGTTGAAGAAGCTGGGGTTTGCAGGTGTTAAGGTCGATTTTTTTGAAAGTGAAAAGCAGGACATGGTCCGGTATTACCTGGACATACTGGAAGACGCTGCCAGCTGTGAAATGATGGTATATTTTCATGGCTGCCTGGTGCCAAGAGGCTGGGCGAGGACCTATCCAAACCTGATGACCTATGAAGCTGTTCGTGGCGCTGAATGGTATAACAACGGCCCGGACTTTACCCCGGCAGCACCGGTGCACAACGCCATACTGCCATTTACAAGGAATGTGGTGGGCGCAATGGATTATACGCCGGTAACGTTTACCAACTCACAGTATCCGCATATCACATCGTACGGTCATGAACTGGCGTTAAGTGTACTGTTTGAATCCGGTTTCCAGCATATGGCGGACCGCCCGGAAGGATATATGGACTTGCCTGACAGGGCAAGGTCTTTCCTGAAGGAAGTGCCTGCGGCGTGGGATGATACCCGGCTGTTAAGCGGATATCCCGGGAAAAGCGCAATTATGGCGCGCCGTCATGGCGATCGCTGGTACATTGGTGGCATAAATGCGGTGTCAAATAACCTGAACACTAAAATTGACCTGGGATTTTTGCCTTCGGCCGGCAAATATAAACTGTTACTGATTGAAGACGGCAGTCATGACAAAGTCTTCCTGGAAAAGCAGGTATTGGTGGACAGCAGCAGCACTATCGATGTGCATATGCTTCCAAGAGGAGGGTTTGTGGCCGTATTAAAGCCCCAATAA
- a CDS encoding RNA polymerase sigma-70 factor: MAPELSPLSNDDIYLLTGLAQGDAMVFRLIYQSYERKIYNIAFYYTGSEEDAEDIVQDVFTSLWLRREKIELKGSLENYITRCAKYTAFFYLKMRQKKKQATENAAVPRPLDGPEEHIRYKDMQAYLHSLLASLSHKTREIFYLSRYNGLTYPEIANRMEISVKTVEYHVSLALRKIATGKF, encoded by the coding sequence ATGGCGCCTGAATTATCGCCCCTTTCCAACGATGATATCTACTTGTTAACAGGGCTGGCACAGGGTGACGCTATGGTGTTTCGGCTGATATATCAATCCTATGAACGGAAGATATACAACATAGCTTTTTACTATACCGGTTCTGAAGAAGACGCGGAAGACATTGTACAGGACGTGTTTACGTCCCTCTGGCTGCGACGGGAGAAAATCGAACTAAAAGGGTCACTTGAAAACTATATCACCCGCTGCGCGAAATATACCGCCTTTTTTTATCTCAAAATGAGGCAAAAGAAAAAGCAGGCGACTGAAAACGCTGCTGTGCCCCGGCCGCTGGATGGCCCGGAAGAGCATATCCGCTACAAAGACATGCAGGCATATCTTCATAGCCTGCTCGCGTCCCTGTCACATAAAACAAGGGAAATTTTTTACCTCAGCCGCTATAACGGTCTTACCTATCCGGAGATAGCCAACAGGATGGAGATATCTGTCAAAACCGTGGAATATCATGTATCGCTCGCGCTTAGAAAGATAGCCACAGGAAAATTTTAA
- a CDS encoding FecR family protein yields the protein MAPIDRALLEKYFNGECTPEEESMVYRWLDENDLDEYPDVHSERKYDRKQRKGWEQLSGLDEGLRALPAPGSTYASRGRWWVAAAMLIFLAGGGLLYFNYFRGYEKEYTTSFGEIRSFRLADGSTVTLNACSVLKVRRGFGRQHRDVQLQGEACFDIHGQPGKAFTVHTGKLAVTALGTAFNVTAFTEDPQTIVSLANGKVLVAKGDTPGVILAPGEEVIYTAQENQLKKEKFDFRKRFAWKQMIIYFDNANIDEVLTKLERFYGVQFEISQLKSRQWRLTGEYSNPALQEVLESLSFNYDFKYRMEAGKIILSEF from the coding sequence ATGGCGCCCATAGACAGAGCTCTGCTGGAAAAATATTTTAATGGTGAATGTACTCCTGAAGAGGAAAGCATGGTGTACCGGTGGCTGGATGAGAACGATCTGGACGAATACCCCGATGTGCATAGTGAAAGGAAGTACGACAGGAAACAGCGGAAAGGATGGGAACAGTTGTCCGGCCTTGATGAAGGGCTCCGTGCGTTGCCTGCCCCGGGAAGTACCTATGCCTCCCGCGGAAGGTGGTGGGTGGCTGCTGCCATGTTGATTTTTTTAGCAGGAGGAGGCCTGCTGTATTTTAATTATTTCCGCGGTTATGAAAAAGAATATACCACTTCATTTGGCGAAATCAGGAGCTTTCGCCTGGCAGACGGCTCTACGGTAACGCTCAACGCATGTTCTGTATTAAAGGTCAGGCGTGGCTTCGGCCGCCAGCACCGCGACGTGCAGCTACAGGGCGAAGCCTGTTTCGATATTCACGGTCAACCGGGAAAAGCCTTTACCGTGCATACCGGCAAACTGGCTGTCACGGCGCTGGGAACAGCTTTTAATGTCACCGCTTTTACTGAAGATCCACAGACCATTGTATCGCTGGCCAATGGCAAAGTACTGGTAGCTAAAGGGGATACACCTGGCGTTATACTGGCACCCGGGGAAGAAGTGATATATACAGCACAGGAAAACCAGCTCAAAAAAGAGAAATTCGACTTCAGGAAACGGTTCGCCTGGAAACAGATGATTATTTATTTCGACAATGCCAATATCGACGAAGTCCTCACCAAACTGGAGCGGTTTTATGGAGTACAATTTGAAATCAGCCAATTGAAGTCGCGCCAATGGCGGCTTACGGGAGAATACAGTAATCCTGCGTTACAGGAAGTACTGGAAAGCCTGTCTTTTAATTATGACTTTAAATACAGGATGGAAGCAGGAAAAATCATTCTGTCAGAATTTTAA